One window of the Vigna radiata var. radiata cultivar VC1973A chromosome 1, Vradiata_ver6, whole genome shotgun sequence genome contains the following:
- the LOC106773132 gene encoding ribonucleoside-diphosphate reductase large subunit, which translates to MYVVKRDGRQEAVHFDKITARLKKLSYGLSTEHCDPVLVSQKVCAGVYKGVTTSQLDELAAETAAALTANHPDYASLAARIAVSNLHKNTKKSFSETIKIMRNHFSERSGMKAPLVADDIYEIIIKNAARLDSEIIYDRDFDYDYFGFKTLERSYLLKVQGKVVERPQHMLMRVAVGIHKEDIDSAVKTYHLMSQRWFTHASPTLFNAGTPRPQLSSCFLVCMKDDSIEGIYDTLKECAIISKSAGGIGVSVHNIRATGSYIRGTNGTSNGILPMLRVFNDTARYVDQGGGKRKGAFAVYLEPWHADVFEFLDLRKNHGKEEHRARDLFYALWVPDLFMERVQSNGQWSLFCPNEAPGLADCWGEEFEKLYTQYEREGKAKKVVQAQSLWFEILKSQIETGTPYMLFKDTCNRKSNQQNLGTIKSSNLCTEIIEYTSPTETAVCNLASIALPRYVREKGVPMESHPSKLVGSRGSKNRYFDFDKLGEVTATVTTNLNKIIDVNYYPIENARRSNLRHRPIGIGVQGLADTFILLGMAFDSPEAQQLNKDIFETIYYHALKTSCELAAKEGPYETYSGSPMSKGILQPDMWGVIPSSRWNWDALREMISKTGVRNSLLVAPMPTASTSQILGNNECFEPYTSNIYSRRVLSGEFVVVNKHLLHDLTEMGLWSPTIKNKIIYEDGSVQKIPEITDDLKVIYKTVWEIKQKTLVDMAVDRGCYIDQSQSLNIHMDQPNFGKLTSLHFYAWSKGLKTGMYYLRSRAAADAIKFTVDTSLLKEKPTVEEEDDNTKMAQMVCSLTNREECLACGS; encoded by the exons ATGTATGTGGTGAAGAGAGACGGGAGGCAAGAGGCGGTGCATTTTGATAAGATCACCGCTCGCCTCAAGAAACTGAGTTATGGTTTAAGCACAGAACACTGCGACCCCGTACTGGTGTCTCAGAAAGTGTGCGCTGGTGTCTATAAAGGCGTCACGACCAGTCAGCTTGATGAGTTGGCTGCGGAAACCGCTGCTGCGTTGACTGCCAACCACCCTGATTATGCTTCT TTGGCTGCGAGGATTGCCGTTTCGAATCTGCACAAGAACACGAAGAAGTCATTTTCTGAAAC GATTAAAATTATGCGTAATCATTTTAGTGAAAGATCTGGAATGAAGGCTCCTCTGGTTGCTGATGACATCTATGAAATTATCATCAAG AATGCTGCTCGATTGGACAGTGAAATAATCTATGATAGGGACTTTGACTATGATTATTTTGGTTTCAAAACCCTTGAGAGGTCCTACCTCTTAAAGGTTCAAGGTAAGGTGGTGGAAAGACCACAACACATGTTGATGAGGGTTGCTGTTGGAATTCATAAGGAAGACATCGATTCTGCTGTCAAAACATACCACCTTATGTCTCAACGGTGGTTCACTCATGCATCTCCAACTCTTTTTAATGCGGGAACACCTAGACCACAG TTGAGTAGTTGCTTCCTTGTGTGCATGAAAGATGATAGTATAGAGGGAATATATGACACTTTGAAGGAGTGTGCTATTATTAGCAAATCAGCTGGTGGAATTGGTGTTTCTGTTCACAATATTCGTGCCACAGGCAGTTACATCCGTGGCACAAATGGGACATCAAATGGTATTCTTCCAATGCTGCGTGTGTTCAATGATACTGCTCGTTATGTGGATCAAGGGGGAGGCAAGAGGAAAG GTGCATTTGCTGTGTACTTGGAGCCATGGCATGCTGATGTATTTGAATTCTTGGATTTAAGGAAAAATCATGGAAAG GAAGAGCATCGTGCTAGAGATTTGTTTTATGCTCTTTGGGTGCCTGATCTCTTTATGGAAAGAGTTCAGAGCAATGGGCAATGGTCTTTGTTTTGCCCCAATGAAGCTCCGGGTTTGGCTGATTGTTGGGGTGAAGAATTTGAGAAACTGTACACTCAGTACGAAAGAGAA GGAAAAGCAAAGAAGGTTGTTCAGGCACAGAGCCtctggtttgaaattttgaagtcTCAGATTGAAACTGGAACCCCTTATATGCTTTTTAAG GACACTTGCAACAGGAAAAGCAATCAACAGAATCTGGGAACAATCAAGTCATCAAACTTGTGCACTGAGATAATTGAGTATACAAGTCCAACGGAAACTGCTGTGTGCAATTTGGCATCAATTGCTCTACCACGATATGTAAGAGAGAAG GGTGTCCCCATGGAATCTCATCCATCTAAGCTTGTTGGGAGCAGGGGCTCAAAAAACCGATACTTTGACTTTGACAAATTGGGCGAG GTTACTGCAACGGTGACAACAAACCTTAATAAAATAATCGATGTTAATTACTACCCAATTGAGAATGCTAGAAGATCAAACTTACGACACAGACCCATTGGTATTGGAGTTCAAGGTCTTGCCGATACTTTCATACTACTTGGCATGGCATTTGATTCACCAGAG GCTCAACAGTTAAACAAGGATATATTTGAGACAATATACTATCATGCACTAAAAACTTCTTGTGAATTGGCTGCAAAAGAGGGTCCCTATGAAACATATAGTGGGAGTCCGATGAGCAAG GGAATTCTTCAGCCAGACATGTGGGGCGTGATACCCTCAAGTCGTTGGAATTGGGATGCACTTCGGGAAATGATATCTAAGACGGGTGTGAGAAATTCACTTCTTGTTGCCCCTATGCCAACTGCATCTACTAGCCAGATTCTTGGCAATAATGAGTGTTTTGAGCCATATACTTCTAATATCTACAGTCGCAGAGTTCTGAG TGGTGAGTTTGTTGTAGTGAACAAGCATCTACTTCATGACTTGACTGAAATGGGACTTTGGTCTCCTACAATCAAGAATAAGATAATCTATGAGGACGGTTCAGTTCAGAAAATTCCAGAAATAACTGATGACCTAAAAGTCATATACAA AACTGTTTGGGAGATAAAGCAAAAGACACTGGTTGATATGGCTGTTGATAGAGGATGTTACATAGATCAAAGCCAGAGCTTAAATATTCATATGGATCAACCCAACTTTGGAAAGCTGACTTCTTTGCATTTCTATGCGTGGTCTAAG GGTTTGAAGACTGGGATGTATTATCTGCGATCACGTGCAGCAGCTGATGCTATCAAGTTCACCGTTGATACCTCTCTGCTCAAA GAAAAACCTACGGTTGAGGAAGAGGATGATAATACCAAGATGGCGCAGATGGTGTGCTCTCTAACAAACAGAGAAGAGTGCTTGGCTTGTGGAAGTTAA